The following coding sequences are from one Ficedula albicollis isolate OC2 chromosome 14, FicAlb1.5, whole genome shotgun sequence window:
- the MPRIP gene encoding myosin phosphatase Rho-interacting protein isoform X6: MAAKDNPCRKFQANIFNKSKCQNCFKPRESHLLNDEDLNQAKPIYGGWLLLAPEGTDFDNPVHRSRKWQRRFFILYEHGLLRYALDEMPTTLPQGTINMNQCTDVVDGESRTGQKFSLCILTPEKEHFIRAENKEIISGWLEMLIVYPRTNKQNQKKKRKVEPPTPQEPGPAKMAVTSSNIPSAEKVPATKSTLWQEEMRGKDQADGGNGIGPAQSPLQGQAGAASSMKDPVLDSKEEESSMNGDRIDCGRKTRVESGYFSLEKTKQDSKLEEQQLPPPPSPPSPSTPNNRRSQVIEKFEALDIENAEHMETNASGAAALSSETRQGRSEKRVFPRKRDFTCEGAAVGSILDVSASPLSPHRRAKSLDRRSTESSMTPDLLNFKKGWLTKQYEDGQWKKHWFVLTDQSLRYYRDSVAEEAADLDGEIDLSTCYDVTEYPVQRNYGFQIHTKEGEFTLSAMTSGIRRNWIQTIMKHVRPTTAPDVTSSLPEEKSKTSSSFETGPKPSEKPDAEQAEPDTEQKRSRARERRREGRSKTFDWAEFRPIQQALVQERANAADSSGSGSAAFPRDSGAADADPGELERERARRREERRKRFEMIDAVDGTGPEEALRMEVDRILPVPADIKPQNVHVEIEQRWHQVETTPLREEKQIPITPLHLAEDREEGLAKQHLTTLLEKELEQKQKEALELLEQNRHLQDQLKVALGREQSAREGYVLQTEVAASPSGAWQRLHKVNQDLQSELEAQCQRQEVINQQIQSLKRSYAEAKDVIRHHEAEIQSLQARLSNAAAELAIKEQTLAKLKSDLRSEKEKAREQLEEWQHGEAALSSQLKASEQKLKSAEALLLEKTQELRDLEMQQALQRDHQKEVQRLQDRIADLSGQLNASEQARVLMEEKLQKNYEALLESCEREKQVLIRSLKEVEDKANEYENQLQNSEQQMEILQKEKLSAKFEGSELVHQLEEQLAMKEASIQKLAEHIKELERERDQIKCRFHELMNQVAESDNEVAKLQAKLKMEETNYHNLEQSFEEVSDQFRGVQEVLKEKEEELRHVKEMHLRIVEKKDQDLSEALVKMVALDSSLEETKVKLKAKEEALKKLGSVGTGPCAEEAEDLGPGLEADESHPSQLGQALPTQDVLPALTYALREEEDEILETSQRQVEEFGSPSKVVELQDQELVQKALAKPDVAVMGAKRQRIRFSSIQCQKYIHPDGSEKNWTSSTSSDTSQDRSLSEESMSSEPALGYPSSGTSDSETYLSIIHSLETKLYITEEKLKDVTMKLESQHGHNQETLIALHHQWASTESQLREQLQTSLSQVNALISQLESERQEKLKLIESHVSELGGFQMKNDQALTCLEKCREQLRSLPKSDKEKEGDLFLVTLSSMETTLSNAIQALSGAPVPSEYQQSESLTTESSAPEGGDLGEEEHISKEQQADVFDTGQLRWLSERVAFEASLINQIAESLKNASSEIAQLLREIQGTAEVVLLEPTSVSHTASDLASILSKKLLLEGEFWSQVEELSAHLSTREGEAEGKTETSLGFSPCFLSAVADATLIKAELGFVAEKMRESFHQRLKTIEEELHNTKTALQQHKCMLEEIIKAYRTPEFDRVMHQISEALEIQKDASERAQISWDGSRLQMVPCQELAKVEENGSAPDRSSETLVSIQEDLAQQLKDKSSVLKEISVALLSLPPEEAMRDCQKLLKISQSLSYHSCMGDLERYSSLLVHDAIVQAQVCYSACKVRLEHEREMKSYKESLQGMDALCQERVKTVSLLRDEYEELLRKQQGEYSEVIAVLERENADLKAKVSQLDNQRRLLEEEGHERSKSLSELQGRYEEEIRNVIEQLNRTEEALKAERMEGLSQLDAIVRDKQNMEQYHLEQMQTLEEKFQAKIKELQAIHGEELQALQEHYSQNLQRLQETLDEYQRQHPEAAPAVAPGPGDTWVAGEAGGTGQDPGSDPDSMHGLRERIQELEAQMNVMRDELENKHLEGNASTLREKYQKDFENLKATCERGFAAMEETHQKKIEDLQRQHQRELEKLREEKDRLLAEETAATISAIEAMKNAHREELERELEKSQRSQISSVNADIEALRRQYLEELQSVQRELEVLSEQYSQKCLENAHLAQALEAERQALRQCQRENQELNAHNQELNNRLAAEITRLRTLLTGEGGGEAAGSPLTQGKDAYELEVLLRVKESEIQYLKQEISSLKDELQTALRDKKYASDKYKDIYTELSIVKAKADCDISRLKEQLKAATEAQGEKSPVNTTVSGYDIMKSKSNPDFLKKDRSSVSRQLRNIRSKSLKEGLTVQERLKLFESRDLKKD; the protein is encoded by the exons gagCCTGGTCCTGCTAAGATGGCTGTGACCAGCAGCAACATTCCCAGCGCTGAGAAGGTCCCTGCCACCAAGTCCACACTGTGGCAGGAAGAAATGAGGGGCAAAGACCAAGCAGATGGGGGCAATGGCATtggcccagcccagagccccttgcaaggccaggctggggctgccagctccATGAAGGATCCCGTGCTGGACAGCAAGGAAG AGGAGAGCTCCATGAACGGAGACCGGATAGACTGCGGGCGGAAGACGCGTGTCGAGAGCGGCTACTTCTCCTTGGAGAAGACCAAACAAGACTCCaagctggaagagcagcaaCTGCCACCCCCAccaagccctcccagccccagcaccccgAACAACAG GAGATCCCAGGTGATTGAGAAATTCGAGGCACTAGATATTGAGAACGCAGAGCACATGGAAACGAACGCGTCGGGAGCTGCCGCCCTTTCCAGCGAGACGCGGCAGGGCAGGAGTGAGAAGAGAGTTTTCCCACGGAAACGG GACTTCACTTGTGAAGGAGCAGCCGTGGGCTCCATCCTGGACGTGTCTGCGTCGCCTCTGTCCCCACACCGCCGGGCAAAGTCGCTGGACAGAAGGTCCACAGAGTCCTCTATGACG cCTGACCTGCTGAACTTCAAGAAGGGCTGGTTGACAAAGCAATATGAGGATGGGCAG TGGAAGAAGCACTGGTTTGTGCTGACTGACCAGAGCCTGAGATACTACCGGGACTCAGTGGCAGAGGAG gcagctgaccTGGATGGAGAAATTGATTTATCCACATGCTACGATGTCACTGAGTACCCAGTTCAACGGAACTACGGCTTCCAGATCCAT ACAAAGGAAGGGGAGTTCACCCTCTCTGCCATGACGTCGGGCATCCGCCGCAACTGGATCCAGACCATCATGAAACACGTTCGCCCCACCACTGCTCCTGATGTAACAAG CTCGCTGCcggaagagaaaagcaaaacaagctcTTCCTTCGAGACCGGCCCAAAGCCGAGCGAGAAGCCAGACGCAGAGCAAGCCGAGCCGGACACGGAGCAGAAGCGGAGCCGTGCCCGCGAGCGCCGGCGAGAAGGACGCTCCAAGACCTTTGACTGGGCTGAATTTCGCCCCATCCAGCAGGCCCTGGTGCAGGAGCGTGCCAACGCTGCAGACTCCTCCGGCAGCGGCTCGGCCGCCTTCcccag GGACAGCGGAGCCGCCGACGCCGACCCGGGAGAGCTGGAGCGGGAGCGGGCGCGGCGGCGCGAGGAGCGGCGCAAGCGCTTCGAGATGATCGATGCCGTGGACGGGACAGGGCCAGAAGAGGCACTGAGGATGGAGGTGGACAGGATCCTGCCCGTGCCAGCAGACATCAAACCGCAGAACGTCCACGTGGAGATCGAGCAGCGCTGGCACCAGGTGGAGACCACCCCGCTGCGGGAGGAGAAGCAGATCCCCATCACGCCCCTGCACCTCGCCGAGGACCGGGAAGAGGGGCTGGCGAAGCAGCACCTGACCAcgctgctggagaaggag ctggagcagaagcagaaggaggccctggagctcctggagcagaacCGGCACCTGCAGGATCAGCTGAAAGTGGCTCTGGGCCGGGAGCAGAGCGCCCGGGAGGGCTACGTGTTGCAG aCCGAGGTGGCCGCCTCGCCATCAGGTGCCTGGCAGAGGCTCCACAAAGTCAACCAAGACCTCCAAAGCGAGCTGGAAGCCCAATGCCAGCGTCAAGAGGTGATCAATCAGCAGATTCAATCTCTGAAGCGCAGCTACGCCGAGGCCAAGGACGTGATCCGGCACCACGAGGCCGAGATTCAGAGCCTGCAGGCGAGGCTCAGTAACGCGGCGGCCGAGCTCGCCATCAAGGAGCAGACCCTGGCCAAGCTCAAGAGCGACCTGAGGAGCGAGAAGGAGAaagccagagagcagctggaggagtgGCAGCACGGCGAGGCCGcgctcagctcccagctgaagGCCAGCGAGCAGAAGCTGAAGAGCGCGGAGgcgctgctgctggagaagacCCAGGAGCTGCGGGACCTGGAGatgcagcaggctctgcagagggaccaCCAGAAGGAAGTGCAGCGGCTGCAGGACAGGATCGCAGACCTCAGCGGGCAGCTGAACGCCAGCGAGCAGGCGCGGGTCCTCatggaggagaagctgcagaagaaCTACGAGGCTTTGCTGGAGAGCTGTGAGAGGGAGAAGCAGGTTTTGATACGGAGCCTGAAGGAGGTGGAGGACAAGGCCAACGAGTACGAGAACCAACTGCAGAACAGCGAGCAGCAAATGGAGATTCTGCAGAAGGAGAAGCTGAGCGCCAAGTTCGAAGGCAGCGAGCTCGTCCaccagctggaggagcagctggccATGAAGGAGGCCAGCATCCAAAAACTTGCCGAGCACATCAAGGAGCTCGAAAGAGAGAGGGATCAGATCAAGTGCCGCTTCCACGAGCTCATGAATCAGGTGGCCGAGTCGGATAACGAAGTTGCAAAGCTGCAAGCGAAGTTGAAAATGGAAGAGACCAACTACCACAATCTGGAGCAGTCGTTCGAGGAGGTGTCAGATCAGTTCCGGGGGGTGCAGGAGGtgctgaaagagaaagaagaagagctGAGACACGTTAAGGAAATGCACTTGAGAATTGTGGAGAAGAAAGATCAAGATCTCAGTGAGGCTTTAGTTAAAATGGTTGCTTTAGATAGCAGTTTAGAGGAGACTAAAGTAAAGCTAAAGGCCAAGGAGGAGGCTTTAAAGAAATTAGGTAGTGTTGGCACAGGTCCATGTGCTGAGGAGGCAGAAGACCTTGGCCCCGGTCTTGAGGCTGACGAAAGTCATCCATCCCAACTGGGGCAGGCTCTGCCTACTCAGGATGTCCTCCCAGCTCTGACTTATGCAttgagggaggaggaggatgagatTCTTGAGACCAGTCAGAGGCAAGTGGAGGAGTTTGGCTCCCCATCTAAAGTTGTAGAGCTCCAGGACCAAGAGTTGGTTCAGAAAGCTTTAGCAAAGCCTGATGTGGCAGTCATGGGGGCCAAGAGGCAAAGGATCCGTTTTTCAAGCATCCAGTGTCAAAAATACATCCATCCAGATGGATCAGAGAAAAACTGGACAAGCAGTACCTCTTCAGACACAAGCCAGGACAGATCTCTGTCTGAAGAAAGCATGTCctcagagccagctctgggttACCCGTCATCGGGGACGAGCGATTCTGAGACTTATCTCTCCATCATCCACTCCCTGGAAACCAAACTGTATATCACAGAGGAAAAGCTCAAAGATGTGACGATGAAGCTTGAAAGCCAGCACGGCCATAACCAGGAGACGCTCATCGCCCTCCACCATCAGTGGGCCAGCACAGAGTCCCAGCTGCGGGAGCAGCTTCAGACCAGCCTGTCCCAAGTCAATGCTTTGATCTCACAGCTGGAGAGCgagaggcaggaaaagctcAAGCTCATAGAAAGTCACGTCAGTGAGCTGGGAGGTTTCCAGATGAAAAACGATCAAGCGCTGACTTGCTTAGAgaagtgcagggagcagctaAGATCCTTGCCCAAATCAGACAAGGAAAAAGAGGGTGATTTGTTCCTTGTTACTCTTTCCAGCATGGAAACAACTTTATCAAATGCCATCCAAGCCTTGAGCGGGGCGCCAGTCCCATCGGAGTATCAGCAGAGTGAAAGCCTCACCACGGAGAGCTCCGCTCCTGAAGGAGGGGatctgggagaagaggagcACATCTCCAAGGAGCAGCAAGCAGATGTGTTTGACACTGGCCAGCTGAGGTGGCTTTCTGAGAGGGTGGCATTTGAAGCCTCTCTCATCAACCAGATAGCAGAGTCTTTGAAAAATGCGAGCTCTGAGATAGCCCAGCTTCTGAGAGAGATCCAGGGAACAGCCGAGGTGGTTTTGTTGGAGCCAACGAGTGTTTCTCATACAGCCAGTGATTTGGCCAGCATCCTGTctaaaaagctgctgctggaaggggagTTCTGGAGCCAGGTGGAGGAGCTGAGTGCACACTTGAGCACTAGAGAAGGAGAAGCTGAGGGTAAAACTGAAACAAGTTTGGGCTTTTCCCCATGTTTTCTCAGTGCTGTAGCAGATGCTACATTGATCAAGGCAGAACTTGGGTTTgttgcagagaaaatgagagaatcTTTTCATCAGAGGTTAAAAACAATTGAAGAAGAGCTCCATAATACCAAAacagctctccagcagcacaaatgcATGTTGGAGGAGATCATCAAAGCATACAGGACTCCTGAATTTGACAGAGTTATGCACCAGATTTCTGAAGCActtgaaatacagaaagatgCTTCAGAAAGAGCCCAGATCTCTTGGGATGGGAGCCGTCTCCAAATGGTGCCATGCCAGGAATTAGCCAAGGTGGAGGAGAATGGCAGCGCACCAGACCGTAGTAGTGAAACTCTTGTTTCCATTCAGGAAGATCTTGCTCAGCAACTAAAGGACAAATCCAGTGTTCTGAAGGAGATATCTGTTGCCTTACTCTCTCTGCCTCCCGAGGAGGCCATGAGAGACTGTCAGAAGCTCCTGAAGATATCCCAGAGTCTTTCCTACCATTCGTGCATGGGAGACCTGGAGCGGTACTCGTCTCTGTTAGTCCATGATGCCATCGTTCAGGCTCAGGTTTGTTACTCTGCTTGCAAAGTGCGGCTGGAGCATGAGAGGGAGATGAAGTCCTACAAGGAGTCCTTGCAGGGCATGGatgctctgtgccaggagcgCGTGAAGACGGTGTCTCTGCTGCGGGACGAGTAcgaggagctgctcaggaagcagcagggcGAGTACAGCGAGGTGATCGCCGTGCTGGAGAGGGAGAACGCTGACCTCAAGGCAAAGGTGTCCCAGCTGGACAACCAGCGGAGGCtcctggaggaggaagggcacGAACGCAGCAAGAGCCTGAGCGAGCTGCAGGGGCGCTACGAGGAGGAGATCCGCAACGTGATCGAGCAGCTCAACAGGACTGAGGAGGCCCTGAAGGCCGAGAGGATGGAGGGGCTCAGCCAGCTGGATGCCATTGTCCGTGACAAGCAGAACATGGAGCAGTATCACCTGGAGCAGATGCAAACGCTGGAGGAAAAGTTCCAGGCCAAGATCAAGGAGCTGCAGGCCATCCACGGCGAGGAGCTGCAGGCGCTGCAGGAGCACTACAGCCAGAACCTGCAGCGCCTGCAAGAGACCCTGGATGAGTACCAGAGGCAGCACCCCGAGGCAGCCCCTGCAGTGGCCccaggccctggggacacctgggtggCCGGTGAGGCGGGTGGCACCGGGCAGGACCCCGGCAGCGACCCAGACTCCATGCACGGCCTGAGGGAACGcatccaggagctggaggccCAGATGAACGTCATGAGGGATGAGCTGGAGAACAAACATCTGGAGGGGAACGCTTCCACTTTGAGGGAAAAATACCAGAAAGACTTTGAAAACCTAAAG GCAACATGTGAGAGGGGCTTTGCAGCCATGGAGGAGACGCACCAGAAGAAGATCGAGGACCTGCAGCGGCAGCACCAGCgggagctggagaagctgcGGGAGGAGAAGGATCGCCTGCTGGCAGAGGAAACTGCTGCCACCATCTCAG CCATCGAAGCCATGAAGAACGCGCACCGGGAGGAGCTGGAGCGGGAGCTGGAGAAGTCCCAGCGCTCCCAGATCAGCAGCGTCAACGCCGACATCGAGGCCCTCCGCAGGCAGTACCT ggaggagctgcagtcGGTGCAGCgggagctggaggtgctttCGGAGCAGTATTCCCAGAAGTGTTTGGAGAACGCCCACCTGGCGCAGGCGCTGGAGGCTGAGAGGCAGGCCCTCCGCCAGTGCCAGCGGGAGAACCAGGAGCTCAACGCCCACAACCAG gAGCTGAATAACCGCCTGGCTGCGGAGATCACGCGATTGCGGACCCTGCTGACCGGGGAGGGCGGGGGAGAGGCTGCTGGGTCGCCTCTCACGCAGGGCAAGGACGCCTACGAGCTGGAG GTCCTGCTGCGGGTCAAAGAATCCGAAATCCAGTATCTGAAGCAGGAGATCAGCTCCCTCAAAGACgagctgcagacagcactgaGG GATAAGAAATACGCCAGCGACAAGTACAAAGACATCTACACGGAGCTGAGCATCGTGAAGGCCAAGGCAGACTGTGATATCAGCAGGTtgaaagagcagctgaaagcagccaCAGAAGCTCAGGGAGAGAAATCCCCTGTGAACACCACTGTATCAGGATATG ATATTATGAAATCAAAAAGCAACCCTGATTTCTTGAAGAAAGACAGATCCAGTGTTAGCCGGCAACTAAGGAATATCAGGTCAAAG